One window of the Pempheris klunzingeri isolate RE-2024b chromosome 10, fPemKlu1.hap1, whole genome shotgun sequence genome contains the following:
- the LOC139208775 gene encoding interleukin-1 receptor type 2, with translation MISLVLMLAVVVIECVNGKPTKPPLPMKDDGCYLVESELEISSLEGEAIILSFPIFMRALEVRKIFPPTDQFFITKNNVTYDGEGRVQQHDKQLWLLPSQVSDSGEFVCTYRNENYCVTGNITLQVYGSSSVDMKKWSFPISATVGEELTFRCPSISDFNSTGRPIEWYKDSSPTSLQQGRGGSFRRDRGNLLLPAVRRAHAGVYTCQLRVLINNQLYKVSRAIVLSVNGLDPDITPTPTVPDPSVTSNPGLISSSTVHTPTTRPPVIVSPLNGTIFEGLHGSGLELFCRVLTECETADSTVVTWLVNGQSVESSHLDERALQGGRRVTRVSEGCHTELRLIVVTMTDEDVKTELKCVAKNQGGTQEVVTQLQLEDSTFTWLVVGIVAASCFLTVVSVFLYVLFKPKRKKKMDYFLARQNSTF, from the exons ATGATCAGCTTGGTGTTGATGCTTGCTGTGGTCGTCATCGAATGCGTTAATGGAAAACCTACGAAGCCTCCTCTGCCTATGAAAG ATGATGGCTGCTACCTGGTGGAGTCAGAGCTGGAGATATCCAGCTTGGAGGGCGAGGCCATAATCCTCTCCTTCCCAATATTTATGAGAGCACTTGAAGTACGCAAAATCTTCCCCCCAACAGACCAGTTCTTCATCACCAAGAACAACGTGACCTACGATGGCGAGGGCCGTGTCCAGCAGCACGACAAACAGCTGTGGCTCCTCCCGTCCCAGGTGTCGGACTCGGGGGAGTTTGTCTGCACTTACAG AAATGAAAACTACTGTGTTACCGGGAACATCACCCTGCAGGTGTACGGGTCCAGTTCTGTCGACATGAAGAAATGGTCCTTTCCCATCTCAGCCACAGTGGGAGAGGAGCTGACATTCAGATGTCCTTCTATAAGTGACTTCAACAGCACAGGCAGACCGATAGAGTGGTACAAG GACTCCAGCCCCACCTCCCTGCAGCAGGGCAGAGGGGGCTCCTTCCGCCGGGACAGAGGGAACCTACTGCTCCCTGCGGTGAGGCGAGCCCATGCAGGTGTTTATACCTGCCAGCTCAGAGTGCTGATCAACAACCAGCTGTACAAAGTCAGCAGAGCCATCGTGCTCAGTGTGAACG gTCTGGACCCTGACATCACACCCACTCCCACGGTGCCTGACCCCTCTGTGACCTCTAACCCAGGcctgatcagcagcagcactgttcaCA CTCCAACGACTCGACCCCCCGTGATCGTCTCCCCACTGAATGGAACCATATTTGAAGGTCTGCATG GTTCAGGACTGGAGCTGTTCTGCAGGGTGCTCACTGAATGTGAAACAGCTGACTCCACTGTGGTCACCTGGCTGGTCAACGGCCAATCAGTGGAGTCATCACACCTGGATGAGCGGGCTctgcagggaggaaggag GGTGACCAGGGTGTCCGAGGGCTGCCACACCGAGCTGAGGCTGATCGTTGTAACGATGACGGACGAAGACGTAAAGACGGAGCTTAAGTGTGTGGCGAAAAACCAAGGAGGGACTCAAGAGGTTGTCACACAGCTTCAGCTGGAGg ACTCCACTTTTACGTGGCTGGTAGTCGGTATAGTGGCCGCGTCCTGCTTTCTGACGGTGgtctctgtcttcctctacGTCCTCTTCAAACctaagaggaaaaagaaaatggattaCTTTCTGGCTCGGCAGAACAGCACCTTCTAG